CGGCGAAATGCGCCAAGCGTTTCGTAACGTCCATTCTAGATCCCGATGCTTGCGATGGCGGGATTTTAAATAATTTTAATTTTGAAAGGGATGGCGCATCACAGCATAAGGATGGGTATGGGCCGGTGCGCTTAAGCGGCCTTGGCTTTCACCGCTCTTATGGATAATAGGAAGTCTTGGAAGCTCAGAGGGCCCTTAAAGGATTTAACGATCACTTCCGGATCCTTAAGGCCATGGCCCGTTGCCACGCATACGACCTCCTCCTCCCCGGATATACTCCCCGATTGCCTGAGCTTCATAAGGCCCGCTATGGAGGAGGCGCTCGCCGGCTCGACGAAGATGCCCTCCTCGGCGGCTAGCATCCTCTGCGCTGATAGTATCTCATCATCGCTCACGGCCTCCATGAGCCCCCTCGACTCCCTGACGGCCCTTAGAGCTTTCTTCCAGCTCGCCGGCCTCCCGATCCTTATGGCGGTGGCCACCGTGGTCGGTTTTTCAATCGGCTCTATCGAATCGGCCCTTGATTTGAAGGCCCTCACGATCGGGGCCGCCCCTTCGGCCTGTATTCCGATCATCTTGGGCAAGGGGGGATCCATAAGCCCTAGGGCTTCGAGCTCCTTGAACCCCTTCCATATGGCGCTTATGTTCCCCGCGTTCCCCACGGGCACCACGACGCAATCCGGGGTCCTTCCCCCCAATTGATCGAAGAGCTCGAACGCGAGCGTCTTCTGTCCCTCGAGCCTGTATGGGTTCACTGAGTTCATCAAATAAAGCTCCGGGATCCTAGCGGCCAATTCAATCATAAGCCTCAGGGCCTCATCGAAATTCCCCTCCACCTCCACTATCTCGGCCCCATGGGCGATCGCTTGGGCGATCTTCCCGTACGCCACCCCGCCTTTGGGCACTAACACCGTGCGCCTAATGCCGGCCTTGGCCGCATAGGCCGCTAGGGATGCTGATGTATTCCCGGTGGATGCGCAGGCGACCCATCTCTTGCCCAGTTCCAGAGCCTTCGTTATCCCGACCGTCATCCCCCTATCCTTGAAGGAGCCGGTCGGGTTCTCGCCCTCGTTCTTCACCATCAAGCGATTGATGCCTATCCTCTCACCCAGCCTTGAGCATCGATGGAGCGAGGTCCCGCCTTCTCCCAAGGTTATGGGCTCGATCAGCGGCCCTACGGGCAGGAATTCCCTATACCTCCAAACCGAGAGCGGCCCCGAGGCCCAATCCGATTTCCCCATCCCCCTGCGAATTGATCCAAAGTCGTATTCGATCTCCAATAGGTCCCCGCACTTAGGGCAATTATAGAGCACCGTATCCTTCTCGAACTCCTCACCGCAACCTATGCATTTAATGAAGTGCTCCATATCCTAACGCATCCAAACGACCTTTGCCCCGCCGCAGGGCCTCGCGACGATGGATTCGCACTTCAGGCCCGCCTCGGAGAAGCCCTCCGCCATGGCCTTCGCCACTTCAGCCGCCTTGGCCACCTTATTGTCCACGACCGCTAGCATCGTTGGCCCGGATCCGCTTATGGCGACCCCGCACGCCCCAGCCTCGTATGCCCTTTTCTTAACTATATCATAGCCAGGTATGAGCTTGGCCCTAATTGGCTCGACTATGGCATCGACCATCCCTGATCCGATCAGGGATACATCGCCCTTAAGGATCCCTGCGACGATGCTCGATGCCATCCCAATGTTCCGCGCCACCTCGCCCAAGGGGACTTGAGCGGGAAGAATTGCCCTAGCCTCCTTCGTGTTGATCTCTATATCCGGCATGGCTATTGCGAGCTCCAAGTTTGGCGGCGGATCCATCCCTATAGCCCTCAGGGGATCATAGGATTGTATCACCACGAAGCCCCCCAATATCGCGGGCGCCACGTTATCCGCATGGGGGGACCCCGCGGAGCATAATTCCCCGAAGGCGGCCAAGGCTACGAGCTCATCCTTGGGGAGGCCCAAGCCCAATAGCCTATCCAACCCCACTATTGCGCCGGCGGCCGAGGCCCCGCTGCTGCCCAAGCCTTTCCCGACGGGTATGTTCTTCTCGAGCCTTATCCTTATCCCGCGCTCTATCCCGAATTTTTCGAGGAAGTGCTTAACCGCTAAGCAGGCCGAGTTGGCGTCATGTTTCCTCGGCACAAGCTTGCCATATCTCCCGGAGATCTCCAATTCCAAGGAACGCTTCTCGCATTCCTCCAATTCCACCGCATCCCAAAATGCTCCCAACGCCATGCCGAATACATCGAACCCAGGGCCGAGGTTCGCCGTTGTGGAGGGGACCTCGACCCTTATAGCTGAATGATGCTCTCCCCGGTCTTGGGTTGCGGCGGCCAAGCTGGGGCATTACCTCCTCGGCTTCTCCTTTTTCCCGGATATAAGGGCTTGGAGGCTTATCCCGTTGACCTTGAAAACCCTATACCTCGTCCCCGGCAAATCTCCATAGGCCTTCCCCTCGGGACCCCCTATGCCCTCTATGTGGACTTCGTCGTGTTCATCGACGAAGTTCAAAGCCCCATCCCCGGGCAGGAAGGCCGTGACCACCTTGCCGGTCTTTATCAATTGAACCCTGACGCACTTCCGCACCGCGGAGTTGGGCTGGCGGCACTCTATTCCAACCTTCTCCAAGACTATGCCCCTGGCTTGGGGCGCCCCTTGCAATGGGTCGGCCTTTATGTCCAACATGAGGGCCCTTCTCTTGAAGGGCGCGAACTTCCACCTCATGGCCTTTCTGGATCTTCGGAGTTGCCTCCCCGCGAATAGCCCCCTTGGCGACTTCGCCATTTTCCACCATTCTCATACGGCTTGTTTGGGTCCCCGATCCCTCAAATCATTTATATATTTTATGCGGCTGGGCAATCGCGGAAGGAGCGCAGCATGAAAAGGGGGCTTGGGAATGGGTGTCGGTGGCGATCCCGAGCGAATATCGGAACTATTGGCCTCCGTGAGGCGAATGGTTGACCCGGTGATAGAGAGGTATATCCCCCGATTTGGACGGCCGGAGGGCCTCTTCTCACCCATATGGGATCTGTTGGATAGGGGGGGCAAGAGGTTCAGGCCCGCCCTAACGCTATTGGCTTGCGAGGCGGTCGGCGGGGATCCCGAGAAAGCCGTCAATGCCGCGGCCGCCGTGGAGCTCCTTCACAATATGACCCTGATCCACGACGACATCGAGGATGGGAGCCTTTTTCGAAGGGGGAAGCCGTGTATTCATATCATATATGGCATTCCATCGGCCATCAATGCCGGAGATGCCATGTTGATAAAGGTGTTCGAGGTGTTGAGCGATGGCCCGCTTCCCCCAGAGTTCGGGCTGAAGCTCGTCAAGAAACTGGCGGAGAGGGCTTTTCAAGTAACGGTGGGGCAAGCGATGGAATTTGAAGCTTTGAGGAGTCGGGACCCCAGCGATGTGGACGTTATCGGCATACTCAGGAACAAGACCGGGGCCCTGACGGCGCTCGCATTGGAGTTGGGGGGCATAGCGGGGGGCGCTGGCGATGCGGAATTAAGGGCGCTGGCGAGGTTCGGGGAGGCCATAGGAATTGGATTTCAAATAATAGATGACGTCTTGAACGTGGATGGGCAGTTGGAGAAGTATGGAAAGGAGATCGGCGGGGACATAAGGGAGGGGAAGATAACGGTCATGGTTTCACATCTATTGAGGGTTTCCGAACCGAGGGATAGGGATAGGTTCTTGAGGTTGCTCGGCAAGAAGGACATAACCGAGGAGGAGGTGGGAGAGGCCATAGCCCTATATAGGAAGTATGGGTCAATAGGCTTCGCGAGGGATTTGGCTAGGGAATTCATCGAGGATGGGTTGCGCAGCTTGGAAAATCTCCCGAAGAATGAGGCTAGGGATAAAATGAGGGCGTTAGCGGAGTTCCTAATTAAAAGAGAAATGTAGGAGGTGGGATTACTCATTAAAAATTCAGATTATTATGACGTGATCTATTTGAAAATACCTTTTCGCCAGCATCCTAGTCTTCTCTATGTTCCTTCCGTTCTTCCCTATTGCTATGGATTTATCTTTCGGATCCACCTCTACAACGGCTATCTTCTTATCCGATTTTTCAGTTAGCCTTATCTCCTTCACATTCGCCGGCGAGAGGGAATTCCTTATCAATTTCTCCGGAGTATCGGAATATTCCACTAACTCTATTTGTTTTCCCGTCATCTTTTTCAGCATATTTATGTTCCTACCACCCTTCCCTATTGCGAGGCCCATCTCCCCCGGCTTGGTGAGGAATATTATCCTGCCCATCTTTTCATCTATTATGCAATCCTTCGCAGTTGCACCGGTCATGCTTTCGAATAGGGCTATGTATTTCATTTCATCTGATGTCAGCTTTATCTTCTGAGCCGTCAACTTTGGCCCTCCACTGATCCGAGCATCGAATCACCCGGATCTTTTATAGTTACCGCCAAGACCGCGAATGGCCTTCCGCAAAGGGAGCCCAAGTCCCTGCCGCTCCCATTATAGATGTGAACAGGTAAATTGGAGAGCTTTGCGAGGCGTTCTATCTCCCTCCTCTCCTCCTCAGGCATGTTCGATGCCAATATGATCATCTTCGCCTTCCCGAAGGCCGCGGCCTCGAGTGCCCTCTTTGAGCCAAACTCCACCTTCCCTGTTCTGATCGCGACTGGCAGTTGCTTCTCAATATCCACGGTCATCCCTTACCCTCCGCTGAGGCTGAGGTAAACATATAAAGGTCTATCAATCCCGTGCCCATCGGTATTTGTTGCCCAACGATGACGTTCTCCGCTACGCCCTTTAAGAAATCCTCATCTCCCTTGAGGGCCGCCTCCACTATTGTTGGAACGGTAATCTCGAAGGCGGCCTTCGCCAAAGGGCTCGCTTTTTCGCCGGTAACTCCGTGCCTGCCGACTTGGAGGACCCTGCCTGATGCCGTCATGACGTCCGCCATTAGCATAACGTGCCTTATGTCCACATCCAAACCCTGCTCCTCCAAGACGCTCATCGCCTCCTTTATTATGACGTTCCTTGCGGCTTCTATCCCAAGGACCGCGGCCACCTCATGTATATCGTTGCTTATCGTCCTTGTGGGATCCACGCCAGGAATCCTCAGGACCATCGCAAGCCCAGAGCCTTCGGTCTTCAGGACCCATTCGCCGTTCTCCTCCACCACCAACGCCCTCTTAACCGTTGGTATTCCCTTAACGTGCAAGGCCTCTATCCTAGATTGAAGTTTCCTGAACTGCGGCAACTCCATATTCTTGGCGATTATATCAATGTTTAGGCCATGGAACTTCACATCGCATAGCCCAAGCCTTATTGATTTTTGAAGATCCGAAATGGTCACGCCCCTCTCCCTCATAGCATTCGGGTCCAGCCTAACTATCACCTTCATCTCGGTTAAATCCGATTCTATGCTCGACGCTATGTCCCCCAAAGTGGTATGGGTTATCCTAGATGCCACCTTCTCAGCCTTCTCCTTGCTGGTCCTATGCTCCTTATCTAAATAAACGGTCATGGTCGGCGTGGAGGGTGTCTTCCTAGCATCGACTATCTCGATGAGTCTTGGGAGGCCCAAGGTGACGTTCTGCTCCCTTACGCCAGCGAAGTGGAAGGTCCTCAAAGTCATCTGGGTCCCGGGCTCCCCTATGGATTGAGCCGATACCATCCCCGATGCCTCCCCGGGCTCGATCAAGGATGATTCGTATTTCCTAACGACCTCCTCCACGACCTCATCAACTGCCTCCCTAGTCAACTTGGACCCCAAGATTTTAGACCTCAGCTCATCCACCAACTTCGGCGTTAACCTGTCCTTATATTGCGAGAGCTTCTTGATGACATACTCCTTAGTCGCCCTCCTTCCCTTCCCCATGGTAAGCTTGACTTTCTCTATCACCCTATCCACATTGACGGATTTCCCGCGATCGCTCTTGGATGTATCCGTCCCATCTTCGCCATATTTGAATTGTATTATATTCCCGTTCGGATCCCTAACGGTATTGTCGTACTCCACCCTTATATGTTCAAGAGCGTTCACCAAGCGCCTTTGCATATAACCGCTTTGTTGCGTTCTAACGGCGGTATCGACCAATCCCTCCCTCCCGCCCATAGCGTGGAAGAAGAACTCTATTGGATTAAGCCCCTCTCTGTAGGAAGAGTAGACGAATCCCCTCGCCGCGGCGCCAGCATCCCCCCATTCAAAGAACGGGAGAGTCCTGTCCCTATACCCCCTCAATATTCTCTTCCCCCTTATGGATTGTTGTCCTAAGCACGCCGTCATTTGGCCTATGTTTAGCATGGACCCTCTAGCCCCAGTCCTAGTCATTATGATCCCGCTATTCTCCATCCCGAAGTAAGCTTCAGCGTACTCGCCCGCCTGATCCCTAGCCTTGGATAGCTCATTCATTATATGTATTTCCAATGTTTCCTCCAAGGATTGGCCCGGAAGCCTCTCCAAGGTCCCGCTCCGGTAAGCTTCTATTAGGGAGGCGACCTTCCCCTCGGCTTTCTCTATGACCTTATTGATCCTTGCCCTGACCTGATCCGGGAGGTCTAGCTCATCTATGGAGTAGGTGAAACCCTTTAGTGTGAGGAACCTATCCAAGAGCTTCGATATGGAATTCAAGAACTTAGCCGCTACATCAGACCCATAGTCTTTCACTATCCTATGGAATAGCGTATCCGATTTCTCAGCCCCTATGGAATTTTTATCTATGACCCCCTTTATGAGTTTTCCATCCTTAACGATCACGAATGCATCGTATTCGCATCTCTCCTCCAAACATTTCTCACATTTATAAATGCTGCACAGGTTTGACTTTGTGGAGAAATAAAGGCCCTTTGGTAGGAATAGGCTGAATATCTGTTTCCCGCTCCATAGGCGGTTCTTGGTATCCTTTGGCGGGGGGAGGTCCCCCTCATAGTTCGCCGCCACGAGCAGGATCCCGACCTCTTCCTTGGTCAAATAGGTCCCTTCCTTAGTCAAGAGATAAGCGGCCGTGATTAGGTCCGTTTTTGCGCCTATGATCGGGCCGCCGTACCTAGGCGAGAGTATTTGGTCTCGCACCCTAGCAAGAAGGTCCGCCTCCGTTATGGCCTCCTCGCTCTGGGGAACGTGGAGGTTCATCTCATCGCCATCAAAATCAGCGTTATATGGAGGGCAGACACAGGGGTTTAGCCTGAAGGTCTTATATGGGAGGACTTTGACCCTATGCGCCATGATCGACATCCTATGCAATGATGGTTGCCTATTGAACAAAACTATATCGCCATCCCTTATGTGCCTCTCCAAGATGAAGCCGGGCTGTATGGCTTCCGCTAATTCCTTTCTATCGGATACGAACTCTAATCTTATCCGCCTCCCATCCCCCCTCACTATATATAATGCGCCCGGATATTTCTCCGGTCCATTCTCTATCAACTTCCTAGCATATTCTATGTTCCATTCCGTTATTCGCTCCGGCACGGTGAGCTTGCTCGCGATCTCTACTGGAACGCCGACCATATCTATATCCAAGTTCGGGTCGGGGGATATCACGGTCCTCGCAGAAAAGTCCACCCTCTTCCCGGAGAGGTTCCCCCTGAACCTCCCCTCCTTCCCCTTGAGCCTTTGGGCGAGCGTCTTGAGGGCCCTCCCCGACCTATGCCTCGCCGGGGGTATTCCGGAAACCTCGTTATCGAAGAAAGTCGTCACGTGATATTGCAAAAGATCATGGAGCTCTTCAATTATATTAACGGGGACGCCCGAGTCTATGGCCTCCTTCAACTTCTGATTGATCCTGATTATATCAACCAGCTTGTGGGTCAAGTCGTCCTCGGAGCGTATTCCGGATTCAAGTGTTATCGAGGGCCTTACGCTAACCGGCGGGACGGGTAGCACTTGAAGTATTGCCCATTCCGGCCTAGCCGTTTCCGGATTTATCCCTATTAGCCTTAGATCCTCATCGGGGATTCTCTCCAACCTCTCCCTTATCAAGGTAGGCCTTAATTTGACGGCCCCGCCATCGACTATTTCATAAAAGGACGTGGGCTTCTCATGCTCTATTGGATATTGCCTAGAGCCGCAATGTGGGCATTCCGAACTCTTCTTCGCCTCCTTCATTATCGATTCATAAAGCGAATCGGAAACCGCATTGAGCAGGTTCTTCTCTTCCTCTATCCTCTTCCGATACTCCTCTATCCTCTCGGTTGGGAGGCGTATCCTTCCGCAATCCCTACAGGTTATCGCCAAAAGTTTATGGATGAGCTTTACGAAGGATATATGCACCACAGGCTCGGCCAGCTCTATATGTCCGAAGTGTCCTGGGCAAAGGGCGGCGGTGTTCCCACAGGTCTTGCACTTCTGCCTAGGCTCCAAGGTCCCCAGCCTCTCATCCATCAGGCCCGAGGGTATTGGGACGCCGTCCTCGTCATAGGTGTCGGGGGTCGTTATCTCGGCCACGGACATTTTGCGTATCTCGCTTGGGGATAGAA
This region of Candidatus Bathyarchaeia archaeon genomic DNA includes:
- the thrC gene encoding threonine synthase; amino-acid sequence: MEHFIKCIGCGEEFEKDTVLYNCPKCGDLLEIEYDFGSIRRGMGKSDWASGPLSVWRYREFLPVGPLIEPITLGEGGTSLHRCSRLGERIGINRLMVKNEGENPTGSFKDRGMTVGITKALELGKRWVACASTGNTSASLAAYAAKAGIRRTVLVPKGGVAYGKIAQAIAHGAEIVEVEGNFDEALRLMIELAARIPELYLMNSVNPYRLEGQKTLAFELFDQLGGRTPDCVVVPVGNAGNISAIWKGFKELEALGLMDPPLPKMIGIQAEGAAPIVRAFKSRADSIEPIEKPTTVATAIRIGRPASWKKALRAVRESRGLMEAVSDDEILSAQRMLAAEEGIFVEPASASSIAGLMKLRQSGSISGEEEVVCVATGHGLKDPEVIVKSFKGPLSFQDFLLSIRAVKAKAA
- a CDS encoding homoserine kinase is translated as MAAATQDRGEHHSAIRVEVPSTTANLGPGFDVFGMALGAFWDAVELEECEKRSLELEISGRYGKLVPRKHDANSACLAVKHFLEKFGIERGIRIRLEKNIPVGKGLGSSGASAAGAIVGLDRLLGLGLPKDELVALAAFGELCSAGSPHADNVAPAILGGFVVIQSYDPLRAIGMDPPPNLELAIAMPDIEINTKEARAILPAQVPLGEVARNIGMASSIVAGILKGDVSLIGSGMVDAIVEPIRAKLIPGYDIVKKRAYEAGACGVAISGSGPTMLAVVDNKVAKAAEVAKAMAEGFSEAGLKCESIVARPCGGAKVVWMR
- a CDS encoding 30S ribosomal protein S12, producing MAKSPRGLFAGRQLRRSRKAMRWKFAPFKRRALMLDIKADPLQGAPQARGIVLEKVGIECRQPNSAVRKCVRVQLIKTGKVVTAFLPGDGALNFVDEHDEVHIEGIGGPEGKAYGDLPGTRYRVFKVNGISLQALISGKKEKPRR
- a CDS encoding polyprenyl synthetase family protein; this encodes MGVGGDPERISELLASVRRMVDPVIERYIPRFGRPEGLFSPIWDLLDRGGKRFRPALTLLACEAVGGDPEKAVNAAAAVELLHNMTLIHDDIEDGSLFRRGKPCIHIIYGIPSAINAGDAMLIKVFEVLSDGPLPPEFGLKLVKKLAERAFQVTVGQAMEFEALRSRDPSDVDVIGILRNKTGALTALALELGGIAGGAGDAELRALARFGEAIGIGFQIIDDVLNVDGQLEKYGKEIGGDIREGKITVMVSHLLRVSEPRDRDRFLRLLGKKDITEEEVGEAIALYRKYGSIGFARDLAREFIEDGLRSLENLPKNEARDKMRALAEFLIKREM
- a CDS encoding NusA-like transcription termination signal-binding factor, giving the protein MTAQKIKLTSDEMKYIALFESMTGATAKDCIIDEKMGRIIFLTKPGEMGLAIGKGGRNINMLKKMTGKQIELVEYSDTPEKLIRNSLSPANVKEIRLTEKSDKKIAVVEVDPKDKSIAIGKNGRNIEKTRMLAKRYFQIDHVIII
- a CDS encoding 50S ribosomal protein L30e, which produces MTVDIEKQLPVAIRTGKVEFGSKRALEAAAFGKAKMIILASNMPEEERREIERLAKLSNLPVHIYNGSGRDLGSLCGRPFAVLAVTIKDPGDSMLGSVEGQS
- a CDS encoding DNA-directed RNA polymerase subunit A'; its protein translation is MELSEEVYKRIDRILFSLLSPSEIRKMSVAEITTPDTYDEDGVPIPSGLMDERLGTLEPRQKCKTCGNTAALCPGHFGHIELAEPVVHISFVKLIHKLLAITCRDCGRIRLPTERIEEYRKRIEEEKNLLNAVSDSLYESIMKEAKKSSECPHCGSRQYPIEHEKPTSFYEIVDGGAVKLRPTLIRERLERIPDEDLRLIGINPETARPEWAILQVLPVPPVSVRPSITLESGIRSEDDLTHKLVDIIRINQKLKEAIDSGVPVNIIEELHDLLQYHVTTFFDNEVSGIPPARHRSGRALKTLAQRLKGKEGRFRGNLSGKRVDFSARTVISPDPNLDIDMVGVPVEIASKLTVPERITEWNIEYARKLIENGPEKYPGALYIVRGDGRRIRLEFVSDRKELAEAIQPGFILERHIRDGDIVLFNRQPSLHRMSIMAHRVKVLPYKTFRLNPCVCPPYNADFDGDEMNLHVPQSEEAITEADLLARVRDQILSPRYGGPIIGAKTDLITAAYLLTKEGTYLTKEEVGILLVAANYEGDLPPPKDTKNRLWSGKQIFSLFLPKGLYFSTKSNLCSIYKCEKCLEERCEYDAFVIVKDGKLIKGVIDKNSIGAEKSDTLFHRIVKDYGSDVAAKFLNSISKLLDRFLTLKGFTYSIDELDLPDQVRARINKVIEKAEGKVASLIEAYRSGTLERLPGQSLEETLEIHIMNELSKARDQAGEYAEAYFGMENSGIIMTRTGARGSMLNIGQMTACLGQQSIRGKRILRGYRDRTLPFFEWGDAGAAARGFVYSSYREGLNPIEFFFHAMGGREGLVDTAVRTQQSGYMQRRLVNALEHIRVEYDNTVRDPNGNIIQFKYGEDGTDTSKSDRGKSVNVDRVIEKVKLTMGKGRRATKEYVIKKLSQYKDRLTPKLVDELRSKILGSKLTREAVDEVVEEVVRKYESSLIEPGEASGMVSAQSIGEPGTQMTLRTFHFAGVREQNVTLGLPRLIEIVDARKTPSTPTMTVYLDKEHRTSKEKAEKVASRITHTTLGDIASSIESDLTEMKVIVRLDPNAMRERGVTISDLQKSIRLGLCDVKFHGLNIDIIAKNMELPQFRKLQSRIEALHVKGIPTVKRALVVEENGEWVLKTEGSGLAMVLRIPGVDPTRTISNDIHEVAAVLGIEAARNVIIKEAMSVLEEQGLDVDIRHVMLMADVMTASGRVLQVGRHGVTGEKASPLAKAAFEITVPTIVEAALKGDEDFLKGVAENVIVGQQIPMGTGLIDLYMFTSASAEGKG